In one window of Lewinella sp. 4G2 DNA:
- a CDS encoding gliding motility-associated C-terminal domain-containing protein — protein MRTIILTQFKTAFTLALLLFAGGAYGQVTPFFLDAAPADTMVACQQDLPGTDSLRAVVLLSDGVLLDTVNVGAINTFGVTSDDCSGTILRIWVVSDVAGTARDTQAIDYRDTIAPSFALPQDTVISCSTTLSTPELTGIPTDLSDNCSPTDSLVVGYADTTSVDPSCNNCRIVRRTWRVTDECGNESSGIQTIRVADTIAPFSNCRLVRISIDPSGLGPTLVDPQLFNDGSTDNCGIETLSTNILSLTCEQIGQTLPVSLVVADSSSNRDTCFTTITVIGEVPNPTASDMTCGGDTLRLFANPPTATSGGISFYTYRWFGPFNNLLSTDENPVLPQVNQNADGGYRVEIRGLTGCTTDNVVNVQIGDVPTTPTLTVPATVICFGDAVSLSSPSSYVGDVRYLWFRGTPSAATPLDTTETGFLITELPADANSATFYVVAEVDGCVSAPSDLVSVQAVPQPVISVATATASVCQNEEIILMAQGDPTLTYRWVSPTGVQFAGANLVVSNAQPGDAGLYTVVAFSDERCQSEPVTVRLDVLPSLPPSAVEGPVEVCPGTTFRLSAANPNADGYEFSGPSGQLINSAGPTITIENANASVAGSWTVRLLNGTCLSQPGPPLRINLLPGVTAAARVTPDPVCEGNDLRLIATNVGAGGTYRWSGPEGFSEVGRTPIIQNVTRENTGLYNLTVTDGAGCTDETTVDITVRPGITINAITAIGNECLEPGQVVSLSADVTPTLNPGAYRYEWTAPDGTISENANLTIATPTPAANGTYRLRVENALGCRSPQASFDLELDFAPLAPGQPTTDNARYDYCFGESIELRTNPIGGASSYLWSGPNGFRRETATPVLTLEELTASRAGNYSVVALEGNCSSPSSSPRAISVTLPPDVSAAVLDPVCTGGPIRFSTQDLAGVTYAWSGPNGFTSSEVNPTIPGADPAANNGTYQLIVSRNDCPAAPINVDVTVRPLPQRPALDPVTAICADEPGTSITLTVAAGSRTPGATYQFIQVPGGHILNSGPDPDLNIDDLTVFAGLTQTNVRVTATVDGCTSEPSPTTTVALNRTFGLNANAGVDTTVCPGQLFLGAERSSQVSGRWTQVQGNDQASFVDPTDPSTRVTGITETGSPYQFVWTLNNGACVDFSSDTVTIGVTPAVVADAGENLVACIGSPVILNPGPAPAGATGRWTQRATQALIGVEIDEPANPNTTISGLRTDNVYTFTWVVSDRCGESSDVIAVSVSDPDPRAGANQRICAEDPTISLRAVSPSVGSTGRWYGADSDLTFSNPAGPATTVTDLIPGENRLVWELDNGVCGDRSRDTLLVNFLLPPLPAADVVTVPFQGSSDFNPTANDDNPFDAVIDFGGLTPDLGNLMGNGDGTYSFVAPANFVGVVEATYLVITEGCEDTPATVRFEIGEDASCEIPNIFTPNGDGVNDNFVIPCLLNGEAFPRSEVTVYNQWGDEVFRSGQPYRNDWSGTFQGGDLPVGTYFYLVNRGDGTQTMTGDVRIER, from the coding sequence TTGCGCACCATCATCCTTACTCAGTTCAAAACCGCATTTACGCTGGCCCTACTGTTGTTCGCAGGCGGTGCCTACGGTCAGGTAACTCCCTTCTTCTTGGATGCCGCCCCGGCGGATACGATGGTTGCCTGCCAGCAAGATTTGCCGGGGACAGATTCCCTCCGCGCCGTCGTGTTACTCAGCGATGGCGTTTTATTGGATACGGTCAACGTGGGTGCCATCAATACCTTCGGCGTCACTTCTGATGATTGTTCGGGAACCATCCTCCGGATCTGGGTAGTGAGCGACGTTGCTGGGACGGCCCGGGATACCCAGGCCATCGATTATCGGGATACCATCGCTCCTTCTTTTGCGCTGCCGCAGGATACCGTGATCAGTTGTTCAACAACCCTTTCCACTCCGGAACTGACCGGCATACCGACGGACCTCTCCGATAACTGTAGCCCCACCGATTCACTAGTTGTGGGGTACGCCGACACGACGAGCGTGGACCCCTCCTGCAATAATTGCCGGATCGTCCGACGCACGTGGCGCGTGACGGACGAGTGCGGGAACGAAAGCAGCGGCATACAAACCATCCGGGTAGCGGATACGATCGCTCCCTTCAGTAACTGTCGCCTCGTCCGCATCAGTATTGACCCTTCCGGCCTCGGACCAACTCTGGTGGACCCACAGTTATTCAATGATGGCAGTACGGACAACTGCGGTATCGAAACCCTCTCAACTAATATTCTTTCGCTCACCTGTGAGCAAATTGGCCAAACCCTCCCCGTAAGCTTGGTGGTTGCGGACAGCAGCAGTAACCGCGACACCTGCTTTACCACGATTACGGTCATCGGGGAAGTACCCAACCCCACGGCGAGTGACATGACCTGCGGTGGGGATACCCTGCGCCTGTTCGCCAACCCACCGACGGCAACCTCCGGCGGCATATCCTTCTACACCTACCGCTGGTTCGGCCCCTTCAACAACCTCCTGAGTACCGACGAAAACCCAGTGCTTCCCCAAGTGAATCAGAATGCCGATGGTGGTTACCGGGTAGAAATCCGCGGACTCACCGGCTGTACGACCGACAATGTGGTGAACGTCCAAATTGGTGATGTCCCTACCACTCCGACGCTAACTGTTCCGGCTACAGTGATTTGTTTTGGAGACGCCGTTTCCCTCTCCTCGCCGAGTAGTTACGTTGGTGACGTGCGCTACCTCTGGTTTCGGGGGACGCCAAGCGCTGCTACCCCACTGGACACTACCGAAACGGGGTTCCTGATCACCGAATTACCGGCTGATGCAAACTCCGCCACATTTTACGTCGTGGCCGAAGTGGATGGCTGCGTCAGCGCTCCTTCCGATCTGGTCAGCGTGCAAGCCGTGCCCCAGCCAGTAATTTCCGTGGCGACGGCTACGGCCAGCGTTTGCCAGAACGAAGAAATTATCCTGATGGCACAAGGGGATCCCACCCTGACGTACCGGTGGGTAAGCCCCACGGGCGTCCAATTCGCCGGCGCGAACCTGGTTGTCAGCAACGCCCAACCCGGCGATGCCGGTCTGTATACCGTAGTAGCCTTTTCCGACGAGCGCTGCCAGAGTGAACCCGTAACGGTAAGGCTGGACGTACTGCCCTCGCTTCCACCTTCCGCCGTCGAGGGACCCGTGGAGGTTTGCCCGGGCACCACATTCCGACTGTCCGCCGCTAACCCCAACGCGGACGGGTACGAATTCTCCGGCCCCTCCGGCCAACTCATCAACTCAGCTGGCCCGACGATTACCATTGAGAATGCGAATGCCAGCGTGGCCGGAAGCTGGACGGTCAGGCTTTTGAACGGTACCTGCCTGTCCCAACCGGGCCCCCCGCTACGAATCAACCTGTTGCCCGGCGTAACGGCCGCCGCCCGGGTTACCCCCGATCCGGTTTGCGAAGGCAATGACCTTCGCCTGATTGCCACTAACGTCGGAGCCGGTGGTACTTACCGCTGGTCCGGCCCCGAAGGTTTTTCCGAGGTAGGCCGTACCCCCATCATCCAAAACGTAACCCGGGAAAATACCGGCCTCTATAACCTGACCGTCACGGACGGTGCCGGCTGTACGGATGAGACTACCGTAGACATAACCGTCCGCCCAGGCATCACTATCAATGCCATTACCGCCATCGGAAACGAGTGCCTGGAACCCGGTCAGGTCGTTAGTTTGTCTGCTGATGTCACGCCGACGCTCAATCCTGGCGCCTATCGTTATGAGTGGACGGCTCCGGATGGGACCATCAGCGAGAATGCAAACCTGACCATCGCTACCCCTACCCCGGCGGCCAACGGCACCTACCGCCTAAGGGTGGAAAACGCACTGGGCTGCCGTTCCCCACAAGCAAGTTTCGACCTGGAACTCGATTTTGCCCCCCTCGCTCCCGGCCAACCTACCACTGATAATGCCCGCTACGATTACTGTTTCGGTGAGTCCATTGAATTGCGCACGAACCCCATCGGAGGTGCGAGCAGCTACCTCTGGTCTGGCCCTAACGGGTTCCGGCGCGAAACCGCCACTCCAGTCTTAACGCTGGAAGAGCTTACTGCATCCCGGGCGGGAAACTACAGCGTCGTAGCCTTAGAGGGGAACTGTAGCTCACCGAGTTCCAGCCCGCGTGCCATCAGCGTTACGCTCCCGCCGGATGTCTCGGCCGCTGTGCTCGATCCTGTCTGTACCGGCGGTCCCATCCGTTTTTCTACCCAGGATCTGGCGGGTGTCACTTATGCCTGGTCCGGGCCGAACGGCTTTACTTCCAGCGAAGTGAATCCGACTATTCCTGGAGCGGACCCTGCGGCGAATAATGGAACCTACCAACTCATTGTCTCCCGGAACGATTGCCCGGCGGCGCCAATCAACGTGGACGTTACCGTGCGCCCCCTTCCCCAAAGGCCCGCCCTGGACCCCGTTACGGCAATTTGCGCGGACGAACCGGGAACATCCATAACGCTTACTGTGGCCGCCGGCTCCCGTACGCCGGGTGCGACCTACCAGTTCATCCAGGTACCTGGAGGACACATTTTGAATAGTGGCCCTGACCCCGATTTGAATATTGATGACCTCACCGTATTTGCTGGCCTGACCCAAACCAACGTACGGGTCACGGCTACGGTGGACGGTTGTACGAGCGAGCCATCACCAACAACGACCGTTGCGCTCAACCGGACCTTTGGTCTTAATGCGAATGCGGGGGTGGACACCACCGTTTGCCCTGGCCAACTCTTCCTTGGTGCCGAACGCTCATCTCAAGTTTCCGGGCGCTGGACGCAGGTGCAGGGTAACGACCAGGCCAGCTTCGTGGACCCGACCGACCCCAGCACCCGGGTAACGGGCATCACCGAAACGGGCAGCCCCTACCAATTTGTCTGGACGCTCAACAATGGCGCTTGCGTTGACTTCAGTAGCGATACCGTGACGATCGGGGTTACCCCAGCCGTTGTGGCCGATGCCGGCGAAAATTTGGTGGCTTGCATTGGTTCCCCCGTTATCCTCAATCCTGGCCCTGCCCCAGCGGGTGCGACCGGGCGGTGGACCCAACGCGCTACCCAGGCCCTCATCGGCGTAGAGATCGACGAGCCGGCCAACCCGAATACGACCATCAGCGGTCTGAGAACGGACAACGTATACACCTTCACCTGGGTGGTGTCCGACCGGTGCGGAGAAAGCAGTGACGTCATTGCCGTCAGCGTAAGTGACCCGGACCCCCGAGCGGGTGCTAACCAACGGATTTGTGCGGAAGACCCTACCATCAGCCTGCGGGCGGTTTCCCCCAGCGTGGGATCTACGGGCAGGTGGTACGGCGCGGATAGCGACCTGACCTTCTCCAACCCCGCCGGCCCCGCGACTACGGTGACGGACCTCATCCCCGGAGAGAACCGCCTGGTCTGGGAACTAGACAATGGCGTTTGTGGAGACCGTTCGCGGGATACCCTGTTGGTCAATTTCCTCCTGCCCCCTCTTCCCGCAGCGGACGTAGTGACGGTACCCTTCCAGGGGAGCTCTGACTTCAACCCTACCGCGAACGACGATAACCCATTTGACGCCGTCATTGATTTCGGAGGGCTCACCCCGGATCTGGGCAACCTGATGGGTAATGGTGACGGCACTTACTCCTTCGTCGCCCCCGCCAATTTCGTCGGGGTAGTAGAAGCGACCTACCTGGTCATTACCGAAGGGTGTGAGGATACGCCCGCTACCGTCCGCTTTGAGATTGGTGAGGATGCCTCCTGTGAGATCCCTAACATTTTCACTCCCAACGGCGATGGGGTGAACGACAACTTCGTTATCCCCTGCCTACTCAACGGCGAAGCCTTCCCTCGGAGTGAGGTGACCGTCTATAACCAGTGGGGCGACGAGGTCTTCCGTAGCGGCCAACCCTACCGGAATGACTGGTCCGGTACTTTTCAGGGTGGTGATCTGCCAGTGGGGACCTATTTCTATTTAGTGAACCGCGGGGATGGTACCCAGACCATGACCGGTGACG